A genome region from Streptomyces sp. NBC_01296 includes the following:
- a CDS encoding C1 family peptidase — protein sequence MRRLSTPDGAGALDLARRAIARGIPVSVEIRLCPSISMSLVNGGFIPVQMTTEQSVGPHVILLTGYDDHVDTAPYDRGTGPGAFQVRNSWGTQWGDEGYGLLPYAFLEQQLTGGHWIVVEQDWVKP from the coding sequence ATAAGGCGACTGTCCACGCCCGACGGAGCGGGCGCTCTAGACCTTGCCCGCCGGGCGATTGCCCGAGGGATCCCGGTGAGTGTGGAGATCCGGCTCTGCCCCTCGATCTCCATGTCCTTGGTCAATGGCGGTTTCATCCCCGTACAAATGACGACTGAGCAGTCCGTGGGGCCTCATGTCATCCTCCTGACAGGCTACGACGATCACGTCGACACCGCTCCGTACGACCGAGGCACCGGTCCGGGCGCGTTCCAGGTTCGCAACAGCTGGGGGACCCAGTGGGGCGACGAAGGCTACGGCCTCCTGCCCTATGCATTCCTCGAACAGCAACTGACTGGTGGACACTGGATTGTCGTGGAACAGGACTGGGTGAAGCCGTGA
- a CDS encoding CBS domain-containing protein — MTLIQMQRRPAQADPAPRTVNDAMDAAGPQVCDDMTVEVAMAVMASARAGHLLVCDEYGECTGLVTQAQLAALHDSAAYTDQVRLRAVLGDRGPFTSPRTTMAEAEHAMRYRGLAALPVIDEQGSALGVLALAR, encoded by the coding sequence GTGACGTTGATCCAGATGCAACGCCGCCCGGCACAAGCCGACCCCGCGCCCCGCACGGTGAACGACGCCATGGACGCGGCCGGCCCCCAGGTATGCGACGACATGACGGTCGAAGTGGCCATGGCCGTCATGGCCAGCGCCCGCGCCGGGCATCTGCTCGTCTGCGACGAGTACGGTGAGTGCACGGGACTGGTCACCCAGGCCCAGCTCGCAGCCCTCCACGACAGCGCCGCGTACACGGACCAAGTCCGTCTGCGCGCTGTTCTCGGCGACCGCGGGCCGTTCACCTCGCCCAGGACCACGATGGCCGAGGCCGAGCACGCGATGCGCTACCGCGGGCTCGCTGCCCTGCCCGTCATCGACGAGCAGGGAAGCGCTCTGGGTGTCCTCGCCCTTGCCCGCTGA
- the trhA gene encoding PAQR family membrane homeostasis protein TrhA: MVASAARQYESGREAVSRDDAKAGRVTSTPTVGGRENSHPITDLAERAADQPEPIKPKLRGWLHAGMVPASLAAGIVLICLAGTPQATLACTVYAVTAWLLFGTSAVYHLGTWGPLGEAVLRRLDHANIFLIIAGTCTPLALLLLPPDQRSVLLWIVWTGALAGIAFRVLWVGSPRWLYTPCYLALGWAPVRYLPNFLHGGGATLLTLIVTGGLLYSAGAVVYALQRPDPSPRWFGYHEVFHALTVAAFTAHYIAISLAAY; encoded by the coding sequence ATGGTTGCCAGTGCTGCCCGGCAGTACGAGTCAGGAAGAGAAGCAGTGTCCCGAGACGACGCCAAAGCTGGCCGTGTTACTTCCACACCAACGGTCGGCGGACGCGAGAACTCCCATCCGATTACCGACCTGGCCGAGCGAGCGGCCGATCAGCCGGAGCCGATCAAGCCGAAGCTACGAGGATGGCTCCACGCCGGCATGGTCCCCGCATCGCTGGCCGCGGGCATCGTCCTCATCTGTCTCGCAGGCACGCCGCAAGCGACCCTGGCCTGCACCGTGTACGCCGTCACCGCCTGGTTGCTGTTCGGGACGAGCGCGGTCTACCACCTCGGCACCTGGGGCCCCCTCGGCGAGGCCGTTCTGCGGCGCCTGGACCACGCCAACATCTTCCTGATCATCGCGGGCACCTGCACCCCTCTCGCCCTGCTCCTCCTCCCCCCTGACCAGCGGTCCGTCCTCCTGTGGATCGTGTGGACGGGCGCGCTGGCGGGCATCGCCTTCCGCGTCCTGTGGGTCGGATCCCCCCGCTGGCTCTACACCCCCTGCTACCTGGCCCTGGGCTGGGCACCGGTGCGCTACTTGCCCAACTTCCTGCACGGCGGAGGGGCGACCCTACTCACCTTGATCGTGACCGGCGGGCTGCTCTACAGCGCGGGCGCGGTCGTCTACGCCCTCCAGCGCCCCGACCCATCACCCCGCTGGTTCGGCTACCACGAGGTGTTCCACGCCCTGACCGTGGCAGCCTTCACCGCGCACTACATCGCCATCTCACTCGCCGCCTACTGA
- a CDS encoding sensor histidine kinase, translated as MTSSTPSTGYRHELYPYSGRDALVEGALGFVQDALDDGEAVVVAVPQDKASLLRAEIRNEDAVRYVDTEAVAHHPGRLIAAWQEWLREYAAQGRPVRGVGESPWDKVRSPADAQELRYHEWLLNKAFAHGPAWWLLCPYDIAHDDAALTEKTARCHPELRQDGRTTPCDDYAPKAPYRFTPLTDSCDPYEEFAYSSGDLSALREKISACAQLHGLTGRRLRELHLAATEVATNSIRHGGGHCELRTLSKDT; from the coding sequence GTGACCTCCTCCACTCCGAGCACCGGATACCGACACGAGCTGTACCCCTACTCCGGCAGGGACGCGTTAGTCGAGGGTGCCCTGGGTTTCGTCCAGGACGCTCTCGACGACGGTGAGGCTGTCGTCGTGGCCGTCCCCCAGGACAAGGCGTCCCTGCTGCGCGCCGAGATCCGCAACGAGGACGCCGTCCGCTACGTCGACACCGAAGCGGTCGCGCACCATCCCGGTCGGCTCATCGCAGCCTGGCAGGAATGGCTCCGGGAGTACGCGGCACAGGGGCGGCCTGTCCGCGGGGTCGGCGAGTCACCTTGGGACAAGGTCCGCAGCCCGGCCGACGCCCAGGAGCTGCGCTACCACGAATGGCTCCTCAACAAAGCCTTCGCCCATGGCCCGGCCTGGTGGCTGCTGTGCCCGTACGACATCGCACACGACGACGCCGCACTGACCGAAAAAACGGCCCGGTGCCATCCCGAGCTGCGCCAGGACGGTCGCACGACGCCGTGCGACGACTACGCCCCGAAGGCGCCGTACCGCTTCACCCCCCTCACCGACTCGTGCGACCCGTACGAGGAATTCGCCTACAGCAGCGGGGACCTGTCCGCGCTGCGCGAGAAGATCTCCGCGTGCGCCCAACTGCATGGCCTGACCGGCCGACGCCTGCGTGAACTGCATCTGGCCGCAACGGAAGTGGCCACCAACAGCATCCGGCATGGCGGCGGACACTGCGAGCTGCGCACCTTGAGTAAGGACACCTGA
- a CDS encoding MerR family transcriptional regulator: MTADDSFDRLDDDDYPAYTMGRAAEMLGTTQGFLRAIGEARLITPLRSAGGHRRYSRYQLRIAARARELVDQGTPIDAACRIVILEDQLEEAQRINAEHRNAAGSSNPTIAF, from the coding sequence ATGACAGCAGACGACTCGTTCGACCGTCTCGACGACGACGACTACCCCGCCTACACGATGGGCCGGGCCGCCGAGATGCTCGGCACCACCCAGGGCTTCCTCCGCGCCATCGGCGAAGCCCGCCTCATCACCCCGCTGCGCTCCGCCGGCGGACACCGCCGCTACTCCCGCTACCAACTGCGCATCGCCGCCCGCGCGCGGGAGCTCGTCGACCAGGGCACCCCCATCGATGCCGCCTGCCGCATCGTCATCCTCGAAGACCAGCTTGAAGAAGCCCAGCGCATCAACGCCGAACACCGCAACGCCGCCGGATCCTCGAACCCGACGATCGCCTTCTGA
- a CDS encoding cold-shock protein: protein MATGTVKWFNAEKGFGFIAQDGGGPDVFAHYSAINSSGFRELQEGQVVTFDVTQGQKGPQAENITPA from the coding sequence ATGGCGACGGGAACTGTGAAGTGGTTCAACGCGGAGAAGGGCTTCGGCTTCATCGCCCAGGACGGTGGCGGCCCGGACGTGTTCGCCCACTACTCGGCGATCAACTCCTCGGGCTTCCGTGAGCTCCAAGAGGGCCAGGTCGTGACGTTCGACGTCACCCAGGGCCAGAAGGGCCCCCAGGCGGAGAACATCACCCCGGCCTGA
- a CDS encoding caspase, EACC1-associated type, giving the protein MSDNDRYAMLIGVSTYDSERYHDLPAVRADLHYMQAVLQNTEIGMYNDCAMVPEPTRAEMLHAIETFLEERQPSETALLYFSGHGEFCEADNQLYFLTRDADPDDLPGTAVPAEFLERMLQSCRASSKVVLLDCCSSGSVVQGWTAKGTSDTNDRPAPSTLLRPTGVYFITASDALQAASAMAPVGSSLGTSRFTGEIVEGLRSGRIKDSGWVTPDDLFEYLTAQMVRNGVPQEQRPTKSTIRATHSLPLARSVARSVNLPAPPRDAAQSSPALLKARALAGLDARDGIDWQQLLRYYVHCLGAQAASGMLPDRDSGRGSAYFLLGQGSETIQSGLGPTLPAPSQLPKPRSRGAQADGAGLQEYWYGYPAITLPERGGDGRRRAAVRIAPLLIQPMELAPDEDGRDRLRPNGVPSLHTGLITELLADDDAADLLARWQPTWQEGNGTQMVRAVRELLTELGIPELEPLDLSALSERSVMDALRPGAHNAAVLLAPSGVERVATGALVDNLLQMSTRTGQIPGTALDALLTGGGDEDTSREAPSVVAPGPCNESQELVIRSAMTRPLTVATGPPGTGKSEVVTAVVTTAVAAGQTVLVASTNNEAVDVVAKRCDEISPGLLMRTGNAAALELEAAKLERLLAQPVEAPGRGAATVAGDLRNRHARSAAHRAEAARLVGDEMQLLELLREQTRQADELGLPVKLLQGAWADSEVASLSRWEERARKAAGAGRLFLGRWRRGRALAAFVAASRTDPATPWPSWASARPAPSGLLLALADVVAVESALRELVPALLGRDEEELKRARLESDAGLSDTSGELARAVAAEAMVRGSSLMGQRLQALRQRSGFQKSQRNLMAYLKGWAISTHSVRQLELVPKLFDLVVIDEASQCSIPSVLPLLFRAKRALIIGDPMQLGHIPGITAEQERQARVRTGLSAAQLEDHRLAYHVYASYHAAAQHGEAALLLDEHYRCHPAIADIVNGYCYAGQLQVLTDVRRQVPASDPFGHTDPAPVLGWVDVPHGESARGGGGQSWRNAAEADRVRETVNDLLLRLPERATVGVVTPFRAQKEALARVWADDDRVRVGTVHAFQGGQRDVMVLSPVATGNTPPRTTHWVASQVNLWNVAVTRAKSQLITVGSHAFWQEQAGLPALLAGRSAVLRRGTYADQDSAVSANAGSGFREELADRLQAYLSARGIIDLERAAVVGGHTVDLLFTVDGANTAVLIDPGPGHDRDPARHLRLTHARGDLLTGLPSGGAGAKAVPVTRTVRVPAWRILVGESALEPLFA; this is encoded by the coding sequence CCCGAGCCGACCCGCGCCGAGATGTTGCACGCCATCGAGACGTTTCTGGAGGAGCGGCAGCCCAGCGAGACCGCCCTCCTCTACTTCAGCGGGCACGGGGAGTTCTGCGAGGCCGACAACCAGCTGTACTTCCTCACCCGGGATGCCGACCCGGACGACCTGCCAGGCACGGCCGTGCCGGCCGAGTTCCTGGAGCGGATGCTCCAGTCCTGCCGTGCCTCCTCGAAGGTCGTACTGCTGGACTGCTGCTCCAGCGGTTCGGTCGTCCAGGGATGGACCGCCAAGGGGACGAGCGACACGAACGACCGGCCCGCGCCCAGCACCCTGCTGCGGCCCACCGGCGTCTACTTCATCACCGCCTCCGATGCCCTCCAGGCCGCCTCGGCGATGGCTCCGGTCGGATCCTCCCTCGGCACCTCCCGGTTCACCGGTGAGATCGTGGAGGGCCTGCGCAGCGGACGGATCAAGGACAGCGGCTGGGTCACGCCGGACGACCTGTTCGAGTACCTGACGGCGCAGATGGTCCGCAACGGCGTGCCCCAGGAGCAGCGGCCGACCAAGTCCACGATCCGAGCGACGCACTCGCTGCCTCTGGCGCGCTCCGTGGCCCGGTCCGTGAACCTCCCCGCCCCGCCCCGCGATGCCGCCCAGTCCTCCCCCGCCCTGCTGAAGGCACGGGCGCTGGCCGGCCTCGACGCCCGCGACGGCATCGACTGGCAGCAGCTGCTCCGCTACTACGTGCACTGCCTGGGCGCGCAAGCGGCGTCGGGCATGCTGCCCGACCGGGACAGCGGGCGAGGATCCGCGTACTTCCTGCTGGGCCAGGGATCCGAGACGATCCAGTCCGGGCTCGGGCCCACCCTCCCCGCCCCCTCCCAGCTGCCGAAGCCGAGGAGCAGGGGCGCCCAGGCCGACGGCGCCGGGCTGCAGGAGTACTGGTACGGGTATCCGGCCATCACCCTCCCCGAACGCGGCGGGGACGGCCGGCGCCGCGCCGCCGTGCGGATCGCACCGCTGCTGATCCAGCCGATGGAGCTCGCCCCCGACGAGGACGGCCGCGACAGGCTTCGCCCGAACGGTGTCCCCTCCCTGCACACCGGGCTGATCACGGAACTGCTGGCGGACGACGACGCTGCCGACCTGCTCGCCCGCTGGCAGCCGACCTGGCAGGAGGGCAACGGCACGCAGATGGTGCGGGCCGTGCGCGAGCTCCTGACCGAGCTCGGCATCCCGGAGCTGGAGCCCCTCGACCTGTCGGCCCTCAGCGAGCGGTCCGTGATGGACGCGCTGCGGCCCGGTGCTCACAACGCCGCGGTCCTCCTGGCGCCCTCGGGCGTGGAGCGGGTCGCCACTGGGGCGCTCGTGGACAACCTGCTCCAGATGTCGACGCGTACCGGGCAGATTCCCGGCACCGCGCTGGACGCGCTCCTGACGGGCGGGGGCGACGAGGACACGAGCCGCGAAGCGCCGTCCGTCGTCGCTCCCGGGCCGTGCAACGAGAGCCAGGAGCTGGTGATCCGGTCGGCGATGACCCGGCCCCTGACCGTCGCCACCGGGCCGCCCGGTACCGGGAAGAGCGAGGTCGTGACCGCCGTGGTCACGACCGCTGTCGCCGCCGGCCAGACCGTGCTCGTGGCATCCACGAACAACGAGGCCGTGGACGTGGTCGCCAAGCGCTGTGACGAGATCTCGCCGGGCCTGCTCATGCGGACGGGCAACGCGGCGGCGCTGGAGCTCGAGGCCGCGAAGCTGGAACGGCTGCTCGCCCAGCCCGTCGAAGCCCCGGGCCGGGGTGCGGCGACCGTGGCCGGCGACCTGCGCAACCGGCATGCCCGATCGGCCGCGCACCGGGCGGAGGCTGCACGGCTGGTGGGTGACGAGATGCAGCTGCTGGAACTGCTGCGGGAGCAGACCCGGCAGGCGGACGAACTCGGCCTGCCGGTCAAGCTGCTGCAAGGAGCGTGGGCCGACAGCGAGGTGGCCTCGCTCTCCCGCTGGGAGGAGCGGGCCCGGAAGGCAGCCGGTGCCGGACGGCTCTTTCTCGGCCGATGGCGTCGGGGGCGTGCCCTGGCCGCATTCGTCGCCGCGTCCCGGACGGATCCGGCCACCCCGTGGCCCTCCTGGGCCTCGGCGCGGCCGGCTCCGTCCGGGCTCCTCCTCGCGCTGGCGGACGTCGTGGCCGTGGAGAGTGCGCTGCGCGAACTCGTACCGGCGCTCCTCGGCCGGGACGAGGAGGAGCTGAAGCGAGCACGGCTGGAGAGCGACGCCGGATTGTCGGACACGTCGGGCGAACTCGCCCGGGCCGTGGCGGCCGAGGCCATGGTCCGGGGGAGCTCGCTCATGGGCCAGCGCCTCCAGGCGCTGCGCCAGCGCTCGGGTTTCCAGAAGAGCCAGCGCAACCTGATGGCATACCTCAAGGGGTGGGCCATCAGTACGCACTCGGTACGCCAGCTGGAACTCGTACCGAAGCTCTTCGACCTGGTCGTGATCGACGAGGCGAGCCAGTGCTCGATCCCCTCGGTCCTGCCCCTGCTGTTCCGGGCCAAGCGGGCGCTGATCATCGGTGATCCCATGCAACTCGGACACATTCCCGGCATCACCGCGGAGCAGGAACGACAGGCGCGCGTACGGACCGGGCTGAGTGCGGCGCAGCTCGAGGACCACCGACTCGCCTATCACGTGTACGCCTCGTACCACGCGGCCGCGCAGCACGGTGAGGCGGCGCTGCTGCTCGACGAGCACTACCGCTGTCATCCGGCGATCGCGGACATCGTCAACGGCTACTGCTACGCGGGCCAGTTGCAGGTCCTCACCGATGTCCGCAGGCAGGTACCGGCATCCGACCCGTTCGGCCACACCGACCCGGCGCCGGTGCTGGGGTGGGTGGACGTCCCGCACGGCGAGTCGGCACGGGGCGGCGGCGGCCAGTCCTGGCGCAACGCGGCAGAGGCGGACCGCGTACGGGAGACGGTGAACGACCTGCTGCTGCGACTGCCTGAGCGCGCGACGGTCGGGGTGGTGACACCGTTCCGGGCCCAGAAGGAGGCACTGGCCCGGGTATGGGCGGACGACGACCGGGTCCGCGTCGGCACGGTGCATGCCTTCCAGGGAGGGCAGCGCGATGTGATGGTCCTCAGCCCGGTGGCGACGGGCAACACGCCGCCGCGTACGACGCACTGGGTGGCGAGTCAGGTCAACCTGTGGAATGTTGCCGTGACCCGGGCCAAGTCGCAGCTGATCACCGTGGGCAGCCACGCGTTCTGGCAGGAACAGGCGGGACTCCCTGCCCTGCTCGCGGGGCGGTCGGCCGTACTGCGCAGGGGGACGTACGCGGACCAGGACTCGGCCGTCAGCGCGAACGCAGGTTCCGGCTTCCGCGAGGAGCTGGCCGACCGGCTCCAGGCGTACCTGAGCGCACGCGGCATCATCGATCTGGAGCGCGCGGCGGTGGTCGGCGGACACACCGTGGACCTGCTGTTCACGGTGGACGGGGCGAACACGGCGGTGCTGATCGATCCCGGCCCCGGGCACGACCGGGATCCGGCACGGCATCTGCGGCTGACGCACGCGCGCGGCGACCTGCTGACGGGGCTCCCGTCCGGCGGCGCCGGGGCGAAGGCCGTTCCGGTGACGCGCACGGTCCGGGTGCCTGCCTGGCGGATTCTGGTCGGTGAGTCGGCGCTGGAGCCGCTGTTCGCCTGA
- a CDS encoding SCO5918 family protein, with product MRCVIARFPFDLTKTGVLASMKGVKPEQVSGGSVVIGRRTYPLKQVGQVITRQDRRDFSAGEVLRAMTQLGFTCRGLSLAAVPTRVLSPLQQASAMLGVPAAV from the coding sequence ATGCGCTGTGTCATCGCCCGCTTCCCGTTCGACCTGACCAAGACCGGCGTCCTGGCGTCGATGAAGGGCGTCAAGCCTGAGCAGGTCAGCGGCGGCTCCGTGGTCATCGGCCGCCGTACCTACCCCCTCAAGCAGGTCGGTCAGGTCATCACCCGCCAGGACCGGCGCGACTTCAGCGCCGGCGAAGTCCTCCGCGCCATGACCCAGCTCGGGTTCACCTGCCGCGGCCTTTCCCTGGCCGCCGTGCCCACGCGCGTACTCAGCCCGCTCCAGCAGGCCTCCGCGATGCTCGGCGTCCCGGCAGCCGTCTGA
- a CDS encoding cold-shock protein, with translation MASGTVKWFNAEKGFGFIEQEGGGADVFAHYSNIASSGFRELQEGQKVNFDVTQGQKGPQAENIVPA, from the coding sequence ATGGCATCTGGCACCGTGAAGTGGTTCAACGCGGAAAAGGGTTTTGGCTTCATCGAGCAGGAGGGCGGCGGCGCTGACGTCTTCGCTCACTACTCGAACATCGCCTCCTCCGGCTTCCGTGAGCTTCAGGAAGGCCAGAAGGTTAACTTCGACGTCACGCAGGGCCAGAAGGGCCCGCAGGCCGAGAACATCGTTCCCGCCTGA
- a CDS encoding DEAD/DEAH box helicase, translating into MDRTTRTNDRYSRTRAGGQSGAPRTGRTGAPARSISSTRPGYGSRRPAAIQGEFALPKTITPALPAVEAFADLDMPAQLLAALDAEGMKVPFPIQGATLPNTLAGRDVLGRGRTGSGKTLAFGLALLARTAEQRAESGQPLALVLVPTRELAQQVTTALTPYARAVKLRLAAVVGGMPIGRQANTLRNGAEIVVATPGRLKDLIDRGDCRLDRVAITVLDEADQMADMGFMPQVTALLDQVRPEGQRMLFSATLDRNVDLLVRRYLTDPVVHSVDPSAGAVTTMEHHVLHVHGADKQRMTTQIAAREGRVIMFLDTKHAVDRLTEHLLSSGVRAAALHGGKSQPQRTRTLAQFKTGHVTVLVATNVAARGIHVDNLDLVVNVDPPTDHKDYLHRGGRTARAGESGSVVTLVTPNQRREMTRLMAAAGIVPHTTQVRSGDEALNRITGARTPSGIPVTITAPVSERPKRSASSRGRRRPASAAQRMSLRQSAFDAAA; encoded by the coding sequence ATGGACCGCACCACTCGCACGAACGACCGCTATTCCCGCACCCGCGCCGGCGGCCAGAGCGGCGCCCCCCGCACAGGCCGTACCGGTGCTCCCGCCCGTTCCATCTCCTCCACCCGTCCGGGCTACGGCAGCCGACGTCCCGCCGCCATCCAGGGTGAGTTCGCGCTGCCGAAGACAATCACTCCCGCGCTGCCCGCCGTCGAGGCCTTCGCAGACCTGGACATGCCGGCCCAGCTGCTGGCCGCCCTGGACGCCGAAGGGATGAAAGTCCCGTTCCCGATCCAGGGCGCGACCTTGCCCAACACCCTCGCCGGGCGGGACGTCCTGGGACGGGGCCGCACCGGATCCGGCAAGACACTCGCCTTTGGCCTGGCCCTGCTGGCCCGCACCGCCGAGCAGCGCGCAGAGTCCGGGCAGCCGCTGGCCTTGGTCCTCGTTCCCACCCGCGAGCTCGCCCAGCAGGTCACGACGGCGCTGACCCCCTACGCACGTGCGGTGAAACTGCGCTTGGCCGCGGTGGTGGGCGGTATGCCCATCGGCCGTCAGGCGAACACGCTCAGGAACGGCGCGGAGATCGTCGTCGCCACCCCGGGCCGCCTGAAGGACCTCATCGACCGCGGCGACTGCCGGCTCGACCGAGTCGCGATCACCGTCCTGGACGAGGCCGACCAGATGGCCGACATGGGCTTCATGCCGCAGGTCACAGCCCTCCTGGACCAAGTACGGCCCGAGGGCCAGCGGATGCTGTTCTCCGCGACCTTGGACCGCAACGTGGACCTGCTGGTGCGCCGCTACCTGACCGACCCGGTCGTGCACTCCGTCGACCCGTCCGCCGGCGCGGTGACGACGATGGAGCACCACGTGCTGCACGTCCACGGCGCCGACAAGCAGCGGATGACGACGCAGATCGCGGCGCGCGAAGGCCGGGTCATCATGTTCCTGGACACCAAGCACGCCGTCGACCGCCTGACCGAACACCTGCTCAGCAGCGGAGTACGAGCCGCCGCGCTGCACGGCGGGAAGTCCCAGCCCCAACGCACGCGGACCCTGGCCCAGTTCAAGACAGGCCACGTCACCGTGCTGGTCGCGACCAACGTGGCGGCGCGCGGCATCCACGTCGACAACCTCGACCTCGTCGTCAATGTCGATCCGCCGACCGACCACAAGGACTACCTCCACCGCGGCGGCCGCACTGCCCGCGCCGGCGAGTCCGGCAGCGTCGTCACCCTGGTCACCCCGAACCAGCGCCGCGAGATGACCCGCCTCATGGCCGCCGCCGGCATCGTCCCCCACACCACCCAGGTCCGCTCCGGCGACGAGGCACTCAACCGGATCACCGGAGCCCGGACCCCCTCCGGCATCCCCGTCACCATCACGGCGCCGGTATCGGAGCGGCCCAAGCGCAGCGCAAGCTCCCGCGGCCGGCGCAGGCCCGCTTCGGCTGCCCAGCGCATGAGCCTGCGGCAGTCGGCCTTCGACGCGGCGGCCTGA
- a CDS encoding DNA helicase yields MTLTYLDLTPTQRALLDGLPFDGNHVISGPPGSGKSVLAAQRAVMLALTGRPAVLLTRSNLLRQSLAPMVSALSSSGTHVTVATAHSWLAQWYGADAPRADDGWYDWPAFYERAALEDPGDPLTLVVDEGQDLPPAFYRLCRILGARTTVFADECQRLTNTNSTLAEIAQGLGKCSPHAVDANYRNTRQTAELGARFHTGPRLPVLPERDGPLPRLHSLSHQGAVADLLIGLAGMRPGRSIGVVMHSTQAQFEILTRLERKAPRLRPQMYTAQATGGRYRTLDLSRPGVVIVHRASVKGIQFDTVVVPDTEADAGTDPTSAELRMAYYVMSTRARHDLHFVYAGEREPGQLKGIPRGVLARG; encoded by the coding sequence GTGACACTGACCTACCTCGACTTGACGCCTACCCAGCGAGCGCTGCTCGATGGACTGCCTTTCGACGGGAACCACGTGATCAGCGGGCCGCCGGGGAGCGGCAAGAGCGTGCTGGCGGCGCAGCGGGCCGTCATGCTCGCCCTTACCGGAAGGCCGGCCGTCCTGCTGACCCGATCCAACCTCCTGCGCCAGTCGCTGGCGCCGATGGTGTCCGCGTTGTCCTCCAGCGGTACGCACGTCACCGTTGCGACCGCACACTCCTGGCTCGCCCAGTGGTACGGCGCCGATGCCCCGCGTGCCGATGACGGATGGTACGACTGGCCAGCCTTCTACGAGCGGGCCGCGCTCGAGGATCCTGGCGATCCGCTGACACTGGTGGTCGACGAAGGGCAGGATCTGCCCCCTGCCTTCTACCGCCTGTGCCGGATCCTCGGTGCCCGCACCACCGTCTTCGCCGACGAGTGCCAGCGGCTGACCAACACGAATTCCACCCTGGCGGAGATCGCGCAAGGCCTGGGCAAGTGCTCGCCCCACGCGGTTGACGCCAACTACCGCAACACCCGGCAGACAGCCGAGCTCGGCGCCAGGTTCCACACGGGACCCCGACTGCCCGTGCTTCCGGAGCGGGACGGCCCGTTGCCTCGGCTGCACTCGCTCTCACATCAAGGAGCGGTGGCGGACCTGCTGATCGGTCTCGCCGGGATGCGACCCGGCCGCAGCATCGGAGTGGTAATGCACTCCACCCAGGCCCAGTTCGAAATCCTCACCCGACTGGAACGCAAAGCACCGCGGCTTCGGCCGCAGATGTACACGGCGCAAGCGACGGGGGGCCGCTACCGGACCCTCGACCTGTCGCGCCCTGGCGTTGTCATCGTCCACCGGGCAAGCGTCAAGGGGATCCAGTTCGACACGGTCGTGGTGCCTGACACGGAGGCTGACGCAGGAACAGATCCCACCTCGGCGGAACTGCGTATGGCGTACTACGTGATGTCAACTCGGGCGCGTCACGATCTGCACTTCGTCTATGCGGGGGAAAGGGAACCGGGGCAACTGAAGGGCATCCCTCGCGGAGTTTTGGCGCGTGGGTAG
- a CDS encoding aldo/keto reductase, whose translation MRYTTFGRRTGLRVSECALGTANFGTGWGAGAELEEARRIFDQFAEAGGTFLDTADNYQFGESEELTGKFVSADRDHFVIGNRSVQNRWKKTTGQSPTILAS comes from the coding sequence ATGCGTTACACGACCTTCGGACGCCGGACGGGACTGCGCGTGTCCGAGTGCGCGCTCGGCACGGCGAACTTCGGCACCGGCTGGGGTGCCGGCGCCGAGCTTGAGGAGGCGCGCCGGATCTTCGACCAGTTCGCCGAAGCGGGCGGTACCTTCCTCGACACCGCGGACAATTACCAGTTCGGCGAGTCGGAAGAGCTGACGGGGAAGTTCGTCTCCGCGGACCGGGACCACTTCGTCATCGGGAACAGGTCCGTCCAAAACAGGTGGAAGAAAACCACAGGTCAGAGCCCTACTATCCTGGCTTCGTGA
- a CDS encoding ATP-binding protein: MSASATGTRTGAGRRRRPEEAAASPGDARASTRDFLDHLVQAVSAQAADDVVLVVSELATNALRHGGGSCTLTLTPHVDGIEVAVQGPSPHAPGTRTPDLRGGSGGFGWSMVNHLAQATAVTHQTTGGKTVSALLPR, encoded by the coding sequence TTGAGCGCCTCAGCGACGGGCACGAGAACGGGCGCGGGCCGGCGTCGCCGGCCCGAAGAGGCGGCGGCCTCCCCCGGCGACGCGCGTGCCAGTACGCGGGATTTCCTCGACCATCTCGTGCAGGCGGTCTCAGCTCAGGCGGCCGATGACGTGGTGCTCGTCGTTTCGGAGCTCGCCACCAATGCCCTGCGCCATGGCGGGGGATCCTGCACCCTGACCCTGACGCCCCACGTGGACGGTATCGAGGTGGCGGTCCAGGGCCCCAGCCCGCACGCACCTGGCACGCGCACCCCCGACCTGCGCGGCGGGAGCGGCGGCTTCGGCTGGTCCATGGTCAACCACCTCGCACAGGCCACCGCCGTCACCCACCAGACCACCGGCGGCAAGACCGTCAGCGCCCTCCTCCCCCGGTAG